A single Triticum dicoccoides isolate Atlit2015 ecotype Zavitan chromosome 2A, WEW_v2.0, whole genome shotgun sequence DNA region contains:
- the LOC119358847 gene encoding uncharacterized protein LOC119358847, with translation MNLQVCGDKRFLMEEMTKLPNITTLGLVVLACGHSFGAGSFHVLKMSSGIRELTLQLVTRSDCKAFAVCQSGCICAEPSNWETEDLVLPCLKELAINDLRGTEHELALVKRLFKWATMLERVAVIFEDSIAESNCEELRRLLLSFSRPAICMKFSHGGCLPFD, from the exons atgaaCCTACAGGTCTGTGGGGACAAACGATTCTTGATGGAGGAGATGACAAAGTTACCTAACATCACCACCTTGGGACTGGTCGTATTGGCCTGTGGACATTCGTTTGGAGCCGGCTCATTCCATGTTCTCAAGATGTCTAGTGGTATAAGAGAGCTGACGCTTCAACTTGTCACTCGGAGCGACTGTAAG GCATTTGCTGTGTGCCAATCAGGTTGCATTTGTGCTGAGCCATCAAACTGGGAAACCGAGGACCTCGTGCTACCTTGCCTCAAAGAATTAGCAATCAATGACCTGAGAGGAACTGAACATGAACTCGCTCTTGTGAAAAGGTTATTCAAGTGGGCAACAATGCTAGAAAGGGTGGCAGTAATTTTCGAGGACTCGATCGCTGAAAGCAACTGTGAAGAGTTGCGCCGGTTGCTACTAAGCTTCTCTAGGCCAGCAATATGTATGAAATTCTCGCATGGAGGATGTTTGCCATTTGACTAG